One genomic window of Candidatus Pseudobacter hemicellulosilyticus includes the following:
- the trpA gene encoding tryptophan synthase subunit alpha has protein sequence MSRLQQLFDTKKNNVLNVYCTAGYPQLDSTLTIIRALQDSGADLVELGMPYSDPLADGPVIQASSSVALNNGMTIKKLLEQLQGFRKQVQLPVILMGYMNPILQYGFEKFCADAAAAGVDGLILPDLPEYEFETEYGPIIKAHGLDFIFLVTPETSAERVRRLDALSTGFLYAVSSSSTTGSEKDMSKVDAYLQRLQGMQLKNPVLVGFGIRDRPSFEAACQHANGAIIGSAFVKALEGATDVAQATTAFVKGIVIKN, from the coding sequence ATGAGCAGGTTACAACAACTCTTTGATACCAAAAAGAACAACGTACTGAACGTGTACTGCACAGCCGGTTATCCGCAGCTGGACAGCACCCTAACCATTATACGGGCTTTGCAGGACAGCGGGGCCGACCTGGTAGAACTGGGCATGCCCTATAGTGATCCCCTGGCGGACGGGCCTGTGATCCAGGCCAGCAGCAGCGTGGCCCTGAACAATGGCATGACCATCAAAAAACTACTGGAACAATTGCAGGGGTTTCGCAAACAGGTACAATTACCGGTTATCCTGATGGGTTATATGAACCCCATCCTGCAATACGGCTTTGAAAAATTCTGTGCGGATGCCGCAGCAGCCGGGGTGGACGGGCTGATCCTGCCCGACCTGCCCGAATACGAATTTGAAACGGAATACGGTCCCATCATCAAAGCGCATGGGCTGGATTTCATTTTCCTGGTCACGCCGGAGACTTCGGCAGAAAGGGTACGCAGGCTGGATGCGTTAAGCACCGGTTTTCTCTATGCCGTTTCTTCTTCCTCCACTACCGGGAGCGAGAAGGATATGAGCAAGGTGGATGCTTATCTGCAACGCCTGCAGGGTATGCAGCTGAAGAACCCGGTACTGGTGGGTTTTGGTATCAGGGACCGGCCCAGTTTTGAAGCGGCCTGTCAGCATGCCAACGGCGCTATCATTGGCAGCGCCTTTGTCAAGGCGCTGGAAGGCGCCACCGATGTAGCTCAGGCGACAACGGCCTTTGTCAAGGGGATTGTTATTAAAAATTAA
- the trpB gene encoding tryptophan synthase subunit beta, protein MSQTTYQQPDQQGYYGKFGGAYIPEMLHPNVEELKAQYLNIMADPGFREEYHSLLRDYVGRPTPLYFAERLSQRYNTRIFLKREDLCHTGAHKVNNTVGQILLARRLGKKRIIAETGAGQHGVATATVCALKGMECIVYMGEKDIERQAPNVARMRMLGATVVPATSGSKTLKDATNEAIRDWINNPVDTHYIIGSVVGPHPYPDMVARFQSVISEEVRKQLKEKTGSELPTHVLACVGGGSNAAGAFYHFLDELSVKLVAVEAAGHGVSSGLSAATTQLGTPGVLHGSKSLVMQTEDGQVVEPHSISAGLDYPGIGPLHANLYKSGRGIFLSATDQQALDAAFQLCTLEGIIPALESAHALAAIPELKLTPADTVVLCLSGRGDKDLATYMKAMGL, encoded by the coding sequence ATGTCCCAGACAACATACCAGCAACCCGACCAGCAGGGGTATTACGGAAAATTCGGCGGGGCCTATATCCCTGAAATGCTGCACCCCAATGTGGAGGAGCTGAAGGCCCAATACCTGAATATCATGGCTGATCCCGGTTTCCGGGAAGAATACCATTCTTTATTGCGTGATTATGTAGGCAGGCCCACGCCCCTGTATTTTGCAGAACGGCTCAGCCAGCGCTACAATACCCGCATCTTTCTCAAAAGAGAAGATCTCTGCCATACCGGCGCCCATAAGGTCAACAATACCGTAGGGCAGATCCTGCTGGCCCGCAGGCTCGGCAAAAAACGCATCATTGCCGAAACCGGCGCCGGTCAGCATGGCGTGGCCACGGCTACCGTCTGCGCTCTCAAAGGCATGGAATGTATTGTTTATATGGGGGAGAAGGATATTGAGCGGCAGGCGCCCAACGTAGCCCGTATGCGCATGCTGGGCGCTACCGTGGTGCCCGCTACCAGCGGCAGCAAAACCCTCAAGGATGCTACCAATGAAGCTATCCGCGACTGGATCAACAATCCCGTGGATACCCATTATATTATCGGCTCGGTAGTTGGTCCCCATCCTTATCCGGATATGGTGGCCCGCTTCCAGAGTGTGATCAGCGAAGAGGTCCGCAAACAGCTGAAAGAAAAAACTGGCAGCGAACTGCCTACCCATGTCCTCGCCTGTGTAGGTGGCGGCAGCAATGCAGCCGGCGCCTTCTATCATTTCCTGGATGAGCTGTCCGTGAAACTGGTAGCCGTGGAAGCCGCCGGTCATGGCGTCAGCAGCGGGCTCAGCGCCGCTACCACCCAGCTGGGAACACCCGGCGTGCTGCATGGCAGCAAGAGCCTGGTGATGCAGACGGAAGACGGACAGGTGGTGGAACCGCATAGTATTTCCGCCGGCCTGGACTATCCCGGTATTGGCCCGCTGCATGCCAACCTCTATAAAAGCGGCAGGGGCATTTTCCTCAGCGCTACCGACCAGCAGGCGCTGGATGCCGCTTTCCAGCTCTGCACACTGGAAGGCATTATTCCCGCACTGGAATCAGCACATGCCCTGGCGGCCATCCCTGAGCTGAAACTGACCCCGGCCGATACAGTGGTGCTCTGTCTCTCCGGCCGCGGCGATAAAGACCTGGCCACCTATATGAAAGCAATGGGCCTTTAA
- a CDS encoding phosphoribosylanthranilate isomerase encodes MRVKVCGMTQQEQVEALAGLGVTFAGFIFYPKSPRYVFKHMTTTQIRKENNINKVGVFVNATIEEVLHMVDECRLHIVQLHGDESPKYCEKIADYVSVVKAFRLSDNDSVEWMIRPYMDVCDMFMFDTMGVGYGGTGKKFDWSVLKDQTIGKPFFLSGGIEPDDDVQLKLFEQEPVAKALFAIDINSKFETSPGVKDLKLIREFVDKVK; translated from the coding sequence ATGAGAGTTAAGGTATGCGGTATGACCCAGCAGGAACAGGTAGAGGCACTGGCCGGTCTCGGGGTCACTTTTGCAGGTTTTATCTTTTATCCCAAAAGTCCGCGGTATGTGTTCAAGCATATGACCACCACCCAGATCCGCAAGGAGAACAACATCAACAAAGTGGGTGTATTTGTGAACGCCACTATCGAGGAAGTGCTGCATATGGTAGATGAGTGCCGCCTGCATATTGTCCAGCTGCATGGTGATGAGTCGCCCAAGTATTGCGAGAAGATCGCAGATTATGTGTCGGTGGTCAAGGCTTTCCGCCTCAGTGACAATGATAGTGTGGAATGGATGATCCGGCCCTACATGGATGTCTGTGATATGTTCATGTTTGATACCATGGGCGTGGGGTATGGCGGCACCGGTAAAAAATTTGACTGGAGCGTACTCAAAGACCAGACCATCGGCAAACCTTTTTTTCTCAGCGGCGGTATTGAACCGGATGATGACGTACAGCTCAAACTGTTTGAGCAGGAACCCGTAGCCAAAGCGCTATTTGCCATTGACATCAACAGCAAATTCGAGACCAGTCCGGGCGTTAAGGACCTGAAACTGATCCGCGAGTTTGTTGACAAAGTGAAATAA
- the trpC gene encoding indole-3-glycerol phosphate synthase TrpC, which yields MNTLLERTKQQRTEQRTTITNRTMNILDTIIAQKELEVAERKALTPQEALEKQAGFARPVLSLKQFLLDPARTGIIAEFKRKSPSKGIINGDADVVTVTSAYARYGASGLSVLTDTEFFGGSTKDLVLARVNNIPILRKDFIIDEYQITEARAMGADVILLIAACLTPAVVKRLAAFANSLGLEVLLELHDEEELEHICPETGLVGINNRNLKTFTVDIDRSLRMAEQLPAGKVKIAESGISDPATIRLFRENGFHGFLVGENFMKSPDPGKAFADFVDQLS from the coding sequence ATGAATACATTGTTGGAACGAACCAAACAGCAACGCACCGAACAGCGCACAACAATAACGAACAGAACCATGAATATTCTCGATACCATCATTGCACAGAAAGAACTGGAAGTGGCCGAACGAAAAGCGCTGACGCCGCAGGAAGCTCTGGAAAAGCAGGCTGGCTTTGCCCGGCCGGTCCTTTCCCTGAAACAGTTCCTGCTGGACCCCGCCAGGACGGGCATTATAGCCGAGTTCAAAAGAAAATCGCCCTCCAAAGGCATCATCAACGGGGATGCGGATGTGGTGACTGTCACCAGTGCCTATGCCCGCTATGGCGCATCGGGACTGTCTGTCCTGACGGATACTGAATTTTTTGGTGGCAGTACTAAAGACCTGGTGCTGGCCCGCGTGAATAATATCCCGATATTGCGAAAAGATTTCATCATTGATGAGTACCAGATCACGGAAGCCAGGGCCATGGGCGCCGATGTGATACTCCTGATTGCTGCCTGCCTGACACCGGCAGTAGTCAAAAGGCTGGCGGCCTTTGCCAATAGCCTGGGACTGGAAGTATTGCTGGAGCTGCATGACGAGGAGGAACTGGAGCATATCTGTCCGGAAACAGGATTGGTGGGGATCAATAACCGGAACCTGAAGACCTTTACCGTGGACATTGACCGGAGCCTGCGTATGGCGGAACAGCTGCCGGCCGGCAAGGTAAAGATTGCGGAGAGCGGTATCAGTGATCCGGCTACCATCCGGTTATTCCGGGAAAATGGGTTCCATGGTTTCCTGGTAGGGGAAAATTTCATGAAATCGCCCGACCCGGGCAAAGCATTTGCCGATTTTGTTGATCAGCTGTCCTGA
- the trpD gene encoding anthranilate phosphoribosyltransferase, with product MKKILQLLFEHKSLPRAIAKEALVNIGRGVYNEHEVTAFMTVYLMRSITIEELQGFRDALLELCVPVSFNGHQTIDIVGTGGDGKNTFNISTLACFIVAGTGQKVSKHGNYGASSISGASNVMEQLGYRFKNDQSLLQREVEESNICFLHAPLFHPALKTVGPIRKNLGMRTFFNMLGPMVNPAFPRFQLVGVYSLEMARIYNYLLQQTEQAFTIIHSLDGYDEISLTNDTKVINNQGERIMTPEQLGKRAVQPVDIYGGNSVEEAAKLFVKILKGEGSWAQHAVVLANAAMALHCTGNHPSYEAAYAAAVESLESGRAYQALNKLVSLQ from the coding sequence ATGAAAAAAATACTGCAATTATTATTCGAACATAAATCCCTGCCCAGGGCCATTGCCAAAGAAGCACTGGTGAATATCGGCCGGGGCGTTTATAATGAACATGAGGTCACTGCCTTCATGACCGTTTACCTGATGCGGAGCATCACCATTGAAGAGCTGCAGGGCTTTCGGGATGCACTGCTGGAACTCTGCGTACCCGTGAGTTTTAATGGCCACCAGACCATTGATATTGTGGGTACGGGCGGTGATGGCAAGAACACTTTTAATATTTCTACCCTGGCTTGTTTTATTGTGGCCGGCACAGGCCAGAAGGTCTCCAAACATGGTAATTACGGCGCCTCATCCATCAGCGGGGCCAGCAATGTGATGGAGCAGCTGGGCTATCGTTTCAAGAACGATCAGAGCCTGCTGCAACGTGAGGTGGAAGAAAGCAATATCTGCTTCCTGCATGCCCCCCTGTTCCATCCGGCCCTGAAGACCGTAGGTCCTATCCGGAAGAACCTGGGTATGCGTACTTTCTTTAATATGCTGGGACCCATGGTGAATCCTGCTTTCCCCCGCTTCCAGCTGGTAGGGGTGTATAGCCTGGAGATGGCGCGCATCTACAATTACCTGCTGCAGCAGACCGAGCAGGCTTTTACCATCATCCATAGCCTGGATGGGTATGATGAGATATCGCTTACCAATGATACCAAAGTGATCAACAACCAGGGCGAAAGGATCATGACGCCGGAACAGCTGGGCAAGCGCGCAGTGCAGCCGGTAGATATCTATGGCGGCAACAGCGTAGAAGAGGCGGCCAAACTGTTTGTGAAGATCCTGAAAGGGGAGGGCAGCTGGGCGCAGCATGCCGTGGTGCTGGCCAATGCGGCCATGGCGCTGCATTGCACGGGCAATCATCCCAGCTACGAGGCGGCGTATGCTGCTGCGGTAGAGAGCCTGGAAAGCGGAAGGGCCTACCAGGCGCTCAACAAACTGGTGAGCCTGCAATAG
- a CDS encoding aminodeoxychorismate/anthranilate synthase component II — MPKILVFDNYDSFTYNLVHLVEKILHQRVDVFRNDQLPLEKVQAYDKIILSPGPGIPEEAGLLLPLIREYAASKSILGVCLGHQAIGEAFGGTLVNLSTVYHGVATPVSVIERDPTPGRDLFAGLPDQLEVGRYHSWVVSDKDFPQDLRITARDDNGFVMALQHRTYDVLGVQFHPESVLTPRGEQLLRNWLKY; from the coding sequence GTGCCTAAAATACTCGTCTTCGATAACTACGATTCTTTCACCTACAACCTGGTGCACCTGGTAGAAAAGATCCTGCACCAGCGGGTGGATGTTTTCCGCAACGACCAGCTACCGCTGGAAAAAGTACAGGCCTATGATAAGATCATCTTATCACCCGGCCCCGGCATCCCGGAAGAGGCGGGCCTGTTGCTGCCCCTGATCAGGGAGTATGCCGCCAGTAAATCCATCCTGGGCGTATGTCTCGGCCACCAGGCCATCGGCGAGGCTTTTGGCGGTACCCTTGTTAATCTCAGTACGGTATACCATGGCGTTGCTACGCCGGTGTCCGTGATTGAGCGCGATCCGACGCCGGGCAGGGACCTGTTTGCCGGTCTGCCGGACCAGCTGGAAGTGGGCCGCTACCACAGCTGGGTAGTGAGCGACAAAGATTTTCCCCAGGACCTCCGCATCACAGCCCGCGATGACAACGGTTTTGTGATGGCCCTCCAGCACAGGACCTATGATGTGCTGGGAGTACAGTTCCACCCGGAAAGCGTGCTGACCCCCAGAGGCGAGCAGCTGCTGAGGAACTGGTTGAAGTATTAA
- a CDS encoding anthranilate synthase component I family protein: MKKIALQTNCKKMLADVYTPVGIYLRVRDRFRDTVLLESTDHHAADNSYSFICINAIAGMEISSTRQLELKYPGQPPEKMPIGNVQDVPQLLWDFMERFEVKPGAAKETRFAQGLYGYTTFDAVQFFDTIQLRSGASVPEIPFMRYRLYQYVIAINHYKDELFLCENSISGVESDLAVVESLIRSKDVPTYPFQAQGEEQSNMTDEAYRQMVSKGIAHCFRGDVFQIVLSRRFQQGFTGDEFNVYRALRSINPSPYLFFFDYGDYKLMGSSPESQLVIQQGRAVVHPIAGTFKRTGDDIVDREAAARLLQDAKENAEHVMLVDLARNDLSRLCDDVEVAQYRQVQYYSHVIHLVSEVEGRVRQGANPFELVAKTFPAGTLSGAPKFKAMELIDAFEPTARSYYGGAIGFMGFDGSCNHAIMIRTFFSKQNTLYYQAGAGVVAASQPESELQEVNNKLGALKKAIVFAEEIAG, encoded by the coding sequence ATGAAAAAAATTGCCCTTCAGACAAATTGCAAAAAGATGCTGGCGGACGTGTATACGCCCGTAGGCATTTACCTCCGGGTGCGCGACCGGTTCCGTGATACGGTCCTCCTGGAAAGCACCGATCACCATGCCGCCGACAACAGCTATTCTTTTATCTGCATCAATGCCATTGCCGGAATGGAGATCAGTTCCACCCGTCAGCTGGAATTGAAATACCCGGGACAGCCGCCCGAAAAAATGCCCATCGGTAATGTGCAGGACGTGCCGCAGTTGCTCTGGGATTTTATGGAGCGCTTTGAAGTGAAGCCGGGCGCAGCAAAAGAAACGCGTTTTGCCCAGGGCCTCTATGGCTACACTACTTTTGATGCGGTCCAGTTCTTTGATACCATACAACTCAGGTCAGGCGCCTCGGTTCCCGAGATCCCGTTCATGCGCTACCGCCTGTATCAGTATGTGATCGCTATCAATCACTACAAGGATGAGCTGTTCCTCTGTGAGAACAGTATCTCCGGTGTGGAAAGCGATCTGGCCGTAGTGGAATCCCTGATCCGCAGCAAGGATGTGCCCACCTATCCCTTCCAGGCACAGGGTGAAGAGCAGAGCAATATGACCGATGAGGCCTATCGCCAGATGGTGAGCAAGGGTATTGCCCACTGTTTCCGGGGTGATGTGTTCCAGATAGTGCTCAGCAGGCGCTTCCAGCAGGGCTTTACCGGTGATGAGTTCAATGTATACCGCGCCTTGCGCAGCATCAATCCCTCTCCCTACCTTTTCTTTTTTGATTATGGCGATTATAAGCTGATGGGCTCTTCGCCTGAATCCCAACTGGTGATCCAGCAGGGCAGGGCCGTAGTGCATCCTATTGCCGGTACTTTCAAAAGGACCGGTGATGATATAGTAGACCGCGAGGCGGCCGCCCGTTTGCTGCAGGATGCCAAGGAAAATGCTGAGCATGTGATGCTGGTAGACCTGGCCCGTAATGACCTCAGCAGGCTCTGTGATGATGTGGAAGTGGCCCAGTATCGCCAGGTGCAGTACTACAGTCATGTCATTCACCTGGTCAGCGAGGTGGAAGGCAGGGTGAGGCAAGGAGCCAATCCTTTTGAACTGGTGGCCAAGACCTTCCCGGCCGGCACGCTGAGCGGCGCGCCCAAGTTCAAGGCCATGGAACTGATTGATGCCTTTGAGCCCACAGCCCGCAGCTATTATGGCGGGGCCATCGGCTTCATGGGCTTTGACGGCAGCTGCAATCATGCCATCATGATCCGCACTTTCTTCAGCAAGCAGAATACCCTGTACTACCAGGCCGGCGCGGGTGTGGTAGCGGCCAGTCAGCCGGAAAGTGAACTGCAGGAAGTGAATAACAAACTCGGTGCGCTGAAAAAAGCCATCGTTTTTGCAGAAGAGATCGCGGGATAA
- a CDS encoding GNAT family N-acetyltransferase, with the protein MQVQHKTIGGKGAFYVEQDGQVLAEMVYTKPADNKMIIEHTEVDPSLSGKGVGKLMVQASVEYAREHQMSIIPLCPFAKATFDKVKEWQDVLA; encoded by the coding sequence ATGCAGGTACAACACAAGACAATCGGCGGTAAAGGGGCATTTTACGTAGAACAGGACGGCCAGGTACTGGCAGAGATGGTGTATACCAAACCTGCTGATAATAAAATGATCATTGAGCATACCGAGGTAGATCCGTCACTTTCTGGTAAAGGCGTGGGCAAACTGATGGTCCAGGCCTCGGTAGAATACGCCCGCGAACACCAGATGAGCATCATCCCCCTTTGCCCCTTCGCCAAGGCAACTTTTGACAAGGTGAAGGAGTGGCAGGATGTATTAGCCTGA
- the hisB gene encoding bifunctional histidinol-phosphatase/imidazoleglycerol-phosphate dehydratase HisB, which produces MKRVLFIDRDGTLINEAPPTYQLDSFDKLTFYPQMFEYMGRIAREFDYELVMVTNQDGLGTEAFPEDTFWPLHNLVMKSLEGEGIRFSDVLIDRSFPKDNLPTRKPGIGMLTKYIDNPEYDLENSYVIGDRITDVQLAKNLGCQAIWLNSDASLGAKEINDQLSELQHVIALESTRWSEIYEFLRLGLRQVVHERNTNETQIKIELNIDGRGKARIVTGLGFFDHMLEQIARHGKMDLTIRANGDLHIDEHHTIEDTGIALGEAFAQALADKRGMERYGFALPMDEADAKVLIDFGGRNWIVWNAEFKRERIGEMPTEMFFHFFKSFSDAARCNLNIECHGDNEHHKIEAIFKAFAKAIRMAVKRDPLSNYLPSTKGVL; this is translated from the coding sequence ATGAAAAGAGTTCTATTCATCGACCGGGACGGTACGCTGATCAATGAAGCGCCGCCCACTTATCAGTTGGATTCCTTCGATAAACTGACCTTTTATCCCCAGATGTTTGAATACATGGGCCGGATTGCCCGTGAATTTGATTATGAGCTGGTGATGGTCACCAACCAGGACGGTCTGGGCACGGAAGCCTTTCCCGAAGATACTTTCTGGCCCCTGCACAACCTGGTGATGAAAAGCCTGGAAGGCGAGGGCATCCGTTTCAGCGACGTGCTGATAGACCGCTCCTTCCCCAAGGACAACCTGCCCACCCGCAAGCCCGGTATCGGCATGCTGACAAAATACATCGACAATCCCGAGTACGACCTGGAGAACTCCTACGTCATCGGGGACCGCATCACCGATGTACAGCTGGCCAAGAACCTGGGCTGCCAGGCCATCTGGCTCAACAGTGACGCCAGCCTGGGCGCTAAAGAGATCAACGACCAGCTCTCCGAACTGCAGCATGTCATTGCCCTGGAATCCACCCGCTGGAGCGAGATCTATGAATTCCTGCGGCTCGGCCTGCGCCAGGTAGTGCATGAACGCAATACCAATGAAACGCAGATCAAGATAGAACTGAATATTGATGGCCGTGGCAAGGCAAGGATCGTGACCGGCCTGGGCTTTTTTGACCATATGCTGGAACAGATAGCCAGGCATGGCAAGATGGACCTGACGATCCGCGCCAATGGCGACCTGCACATTGACGAACACCATACCATCGAGGATACGGGTATCGCGCTGGGTGAAGCTTTTGCGCAGGCCCTGGCCGACAAAAGAGGTATGGAGCGCTATGGCTTTGCCCTCCCCATGGATGAGGCTGATGCCAAAGTGCTGATTGATTTTGGCGGTCGCAACTGGATAGTATGGAATGCCGAATTCAAACGGGAAAGGATCGGGGAGATGCCTACAGAAATGTTCTTCCATTTCTTCAAATCCTTCTCCGACGCCGCCCGCTGCAACCTCAATATCGAATGCCATGGCGATAATGAACACCATAAGATAGAAGCTATCTTCAAGGCCTTCGCCAAAGCCATCCGCATGGCGGTGAAGCGCGATCCGCTGAGCAATTACCTGCCCAGCACCAAAGGCGTACTGTAA
- a CDS encoding putative DNA binding domain-containing protein, whose amino-acid sequence MQEAELKKYLLSCFPRENEKCDWKEFKSLKHSILSHEGNDIVSYVSAISNMKGGHLVVGVADLTLEIIGIQDFHVYNDQSIILKLLKECLNLNEDGLEVEEFTTNDTNKTVWVIHIPRHLYRLPVYAHKKAWQRVGDSLVEMTSSRLDAIINEVRISEDWTAAVIPDATISDLDEMAIVKARDEFKKRVPKYAIEVDSWNNTKFLDKAKLTIKGRITRTALLLLGKEEAEHYLGSFVKIRWNLKTVENQDKDFEIFSIPFILNVDNVYNKIRNLKYRYLRPGTLFPDEVLRYDPFTIRELLNNAIAHQDYVKKARINVVEFEDDHLVFSNYGAFLPKSINDVVLRDTPEEVYRNPFLVEAMKNLDMIETQGGGIRKVFNLQRLRFFPMPDYDLSDGKVKVTITGKVLSEDFANILIQNPALTLENIILLDKVQKKDALTDDDLKLLRRLGFVEGRKPAIYLSFKLVESVNDEILKREYIANRSFDDDHFKRMIVQYLTKFGATKRNAIDGLIIPKLSIALTEIQKKAKVTNLLSALRMENRIKVSAYGTWELV is encoded by the coding sequence ATGCAGGAAGCTGAACTTAAGAAATATTTGTTATCCTGTTTTCCAAGGGAAAATGAAAAGTGCGACTGGAAGGAATTCAAGTCACTCAAGCACTCTATATTGTCCCATGAAGGCAATGATATAGTTTCTTATGTGTCCGCTATTTCCAATATGAAAGGTGGACATCTGGTGGTAGGTGTTGCGGATCTCACCCTGGAAATCATAGGAATTCAGGACTTTCACGTCTATAATGATCAATCCATCATACTAAAGCTTTTAAAGGAATGCCTGAATTTAAACGAAGATGGGTTGGAGGTGGAGGAATTTACCACGAATGATACAAATAAAACTGTTTGGGTAATTCATATTCCCAGGCACCTGTACAGGCTTCCCGTGTATGCTCATAAAAAGGCCTGGCAACGCGTTGGGGACAGTTTGGTAGAAATGACATCTTCACGTCTTGACGCAATTATTAATGAGGTTCGGATCTCAGAAGATTGGACTGCTGCAGTCATTCCTGACGCAACTATCTCCGATCTGGATGAGATGGCTATTGTTAAAGCAAGGGATGAATTTAAAAAAAGAGTACCCAAATACGCCATAGAGGTTGATAGCTGGAATAACACGAAGTTTCTGGATAAGGCAAAGTTGACAATTAAAGGGAGAATTACCCGAACTGCATTGTTGCTTTTAGGAAAAGAGGAGGCTGAGCATTATTTAGGTTCCTTTGTTAAAATACGATGGAATCTTAAGACAGTAGAAAATCAGGATAAGGACTTTGAAATATTTTCCATCCCTTTTATTTTGAACGTCGATAACGTTTATAATAAGATCCGTAATCTGAAGTACAGATATTTACGGCCCGGAACTTTATTTCCTGATGAAGTATTACGGTATGATCCATTTACTATCCGTGAGCTGTTAAATAATGCTATTGCCCATCAGGATTATGTAAAGAAAGCAAGAATTAATGTTGTTGAGTTTGAAGATGATCACTTAGTGTTTTCCAATTATGGAGCATTTCTTCCAAAGTCTATAAATGATGTCGTTTTAAGGGATACCCCTGAAGAGGTTTATCGCAACCCTTTCCTGGTTGAGGCGATGAAAAACCTTGATATGATTGAAACCCAGGGAGGTGGTATCAGGAAGGTGTTCAATTTGCAACGCCTTCGGTTTTTTCCAATGCCTGACTATGATCTTTCAGATGGTAAAGTAAAGGTGACGATAACAGGCAAAGTGCTGAGTGAGGATTTTGCCAATATTCTTATTCAAAATCCAGCCCTTACGCTGGAAAACATTATCCTGCTCGATAAAGTTCAAAAAAAGGACGCACTAACTGATGATGATCTTAAGCTTCTGCGGAGGTTAGGCTTTGTAGAAGGAAGAAAACCTGCTATCTATCTGTCTTTTAAACTTGTTGAGTCAGTCAATGATGAAATTTTAAAAAGAGAATATATAGCTAATCGTAGTTTTGACGATGACCATTTTAAACGCATGATTGTGCAATATTTGACCAAATTTGGTGCAACGAAGCGAAATGCTATCGATGGTTTAATTATTCCAAAGCTATCGATTGCCTTAACTGAAATACAGAAAAAGGCAAAAGTTACTAACCTGCTTTCTGCTCTTAGAATGGAGAACAGGATTAAGGTTTCAGCTTATGGTACTTGGGAATTGGTTTAA